The Streptomyces sp. NBC_01689 genome includes a window with the following:
- a CDS encoding UBP-type zinc finger domain-containing protein, translated as MTLPAGIDPTVPPSGAGCGDCDAVDGWWFHLRRCAQCGHIGCCDDSPSKHATAHAQSTGHPVIRSYEPGETWFWNFETSEMYESGPELLPPESHPLDQPTPGPAGRVPANWAETLR; from the coding sequence ATGACGCTGCCCGCCGGAATCGACCCGACCGTCCCGCCCAGCGGCGCGGGCTGCGGTGACTGCGACGCCGTCGACGGCTGGTGGTTCCACCTGCGCCGGTGCGCCCAGTGCGGTCACATCGGCTGCTGCGACGACTCCCCGTCCAAGCACGCCACCGCCCACGCCCAGAGCACCGGCCATCCCGTCATCCGCAGCTACGAGCCCGGCGAGACGTGGTTCTGGAACTTCGAGACGTCGGAGATGTACGAGTCGGGCCCCGAACTCCTCCCCCCGGAGTCCCACCCCCTGGACCAGCCCACGCCGGGCCCCGCGGGCCGCGTCCCGGCCAACTGGGCGGAGACGCTCCGCTGA